CTGGCGGTGGGCAACGAGGACGAGTGCATCTACTGCCAGTCCGCCCACACCGGCGGCGGCAAGGCGGCGGGCTTCAGCGCCGACGAGATGATCGCGATCCGCCGTGGCAAGGCCGACGACGCCAAGCTGGACGCGCTGCTGCGCCTGGCCCGTGACTACACCGCCCAGGTGGGCAACACCAGCGACGAGGCCTGGCAGGCCGCGATCGACGCGGGCTGGAGCACCGAGCAGCTGACCGAGCTCTCGGTGCACGTGACGCTGAACCTGTTCACGAACTACTTCAACCACCACGTGCACACAGAGCTCGACGTGCCGGAGGCCCCGGCCGTCTGACCGGTCGCTCTCCCGTGGACGGACCGGGCGTCCGGATGGATCGGTGTGCTCTGTGTGAGCACGCTCACCGAACCATCCGGGCGCCCGGTCCTACGCTCGGAGCATGACGACCCCACGGCTGCGCCCCGGCCCCGCGGTGGCGAGCCTCCTGGCCGCCGCGGCCCTCGTGCTCAGCGCGTGCGGCACCACGAGCACCGGCTCCTCCGCGTCGACCGACGCCTCCGGCGACAACGCGCTGTACGACGTCTCGGCGCGCACCGTGTCCGGTGCGGACTGGGACGGCGCCACGCTGTCCGGTCGACCCGCCGTGCTGTGGTTCTGGGCCCCCTGGTGTCCGACCTGTCGCGCGCAGATCTCCGGCGTCGGTGCCCTCGCCCAGACCCACGGCGACGATGTCGCGGTCGTCGGCGTCGGCGCCGAGGACGACGCCTCCGCGATCGCCGAGTTCGCCTCCGAGGTCGACCCGGCGGTCACCAACCTCTCCGACGTCGACGGCGCCGTGTGGCGCCACTTCGGCGTGACCGCGCAGAGCACCTACCTCGTCCTCGACGCCGAGGGCGACGTCCGGGGCGAGGGTTACCTGGACGACGCCGAGCTGGCCGACCTCGTCGAGGAGCTCGTCGACGAGCAGGCCGGCTGAGGATCGCCGTGTCCGAGGGCCTGGTCGCCGTGGCGCTCGGCGCCGGCATGCTGGCCGCGGTCAACCCCTGCGGCTTCGCACTGCTGCCGGCCTACGTCTCCCTGCTCGTCGCCGGCGACGACTCCCCCGACCGCCGACGCGCCGTCCTGCGGGCCCTGGCCCTCACCGGGGCGATGACGCTCGGCTTCTCGGGGGTCTTCCTCGCGTTCGGGCTGGCGGTGGCGCCCGTCGTCTCACAGGTCCAGCGGCACCTGCCGTGGGTCACGGTGGGCCTGGGGCTGCTGCTGGTCCTCCTGGGCGGGTGGCTGCTGGCCGGGCGGCGCCTCGCGGTGCCGCGCCTGCCCCGCCGCGGCGCGCCCCGGCAGGCTCGGCCGTTGCAGCGCTCCTTCTGGTCGATGACCGGCTTCGGGGCCGGGTACGCCGTCGCCTCGCTGTCCTGCACCATCGCGCCGTTCCTGGCCGTCGTGGTCGTGGGCTTCCGCAGCGACTCCGTGCTGGAGGGCGCCGTGCTGTTCCTCGCCTACGCCGCCGGGATGGGCTCGGTCGTGGGCGCGCTGGCCGTGGCGACCGCCCTGGCCTCCCCCACCACCGTGCAGCGGCTGCGGCGTACCGGCGCCTGGGCGTCGCGCGTCGCCGGGCTGGTGCTCGTCGCTGCCGGCTCGTACGTCGCCTACTACGGCTGGTGGGAGCTGCGGATCCTCGCGGGCGCCGACGCCGCGGACGACCCCGTGATCCTCGCGGCGGCGTCGGTCCAGCGCGCCCTCGTCGACGTCGCGACCGCGGTCGGCCCCGGCGGCTGGGCGCTCCTCGTCGCCGCCCTGGTCGCCCTCACCCTGGTCGCCGGTCGGCTGCGGGCGCGGACGCGTTCCTCGTCCGATGCCGACGTCGACCGCCCCGGACCCGCGGTGGACACCTCCGACAGAGAGGCCACCCGATGATCACGGCTCCCACGCGCACGCGCACCCGGCTCGCCGCCGCCGTCCTCGGCGTCGCGCTGGTCGGCACCGCCTGCTCCGCCACGGAGGAGACCGCCGACGACGGGGCCGCCGGTACGTCGTCCGCGTCGGGCTCCGAGACCGGCACGGGCGGCTCGGCCCTCGACGACCTGCGGGACCCCGCCTTCCCCGAGCCGCTGGTCCCCCTCGACGACCTGCTCTCGGGAGGACCGCCCCCGGACGGGATCCCGGCCATCGACGACCCGCAGCACGAGGAGGTCACGGACGTCGACTGGCTGGAGGCCGACGAACCGGTGCTGAGCCTCACCGTCGGCGAGGAGACCCGCGCCTACCCGCTGCGGGTCCTGACCTGGCACGAGATCGCCAACGACGTCGTCGGCGGGGTCCCCGTCGCGGTGACCTACTGCCCGCT
This Nocardioides dokdonensis FR1436 DNA region includes the following protein-coding sequences:
- a CDS encoding carboxymuconolactone decarboxylase family protein, which codes for MPRIPVHTVDSAPAASTDALKHLEAKFGKVLNIHGGMAHSPAVLLSYAAIGDVIAEHATLDAKTREAIALAVGNEDECIYCQSAHTGGGKAAGFSADEMIAIRRGKADDAKLDALLRLARDYTAQVGNTSDEAWQAAIDAGWSTEQLTELSVHVTLNLFTNYFNHHVHTELDVPEAPAV
- a CDS encoding TlpA family protein disulfide reductase gives rise to the protein MTTPRLRPGPAVASLLAAAALVLSACGTTSTGSSASTDASGDNALYDVSARTVSGADWDGATLSGRPAVLWFWAPWCPTCRAQISGVGALAQTHGDDVAVVGVGAEDDASAIAEFASEVDPAVTNLSDVDGAVWRHFGVTAQSTYLVLDAEGDVRGEGYLDDAELADLVEELVDEQAG
- a CDS encoding cytochrome c biogenesis CcdA family protein, producing the protein MSEGLVAVALGAGMLAAVNPCGFALLPAYVSLLVAGDDSPDRRRAVLRALALTGAMTLGFSGVFLAFGLAVAPVVSQVQRHLPWVTVGLGLLLVLLGGWLLAGRRLAVPRLPRRGAPRQARPLQRSFWSMTGFGAGYAVASLSCTIAPFLAVVVVGFRSDSVLEGAVLFLAYAAGMGSVVGALAVATALASPTTVQRLRRTGAWASRVAGLVLVAAGSYVAYYGWWELRILAGADAADDPVILAAASVQRALVDVATAVGPGGWALLVAALVALTLVAGRLRARTRSSSDADVDRPGPAVDTSDREATR